CAGCGCCTGCAGGCCATTGCAGAGCAGGGCGTGCCTAACTATTTCGGCAGCCAGCGTTTTGGCATCGGCGGTAATAACCTGCATCAGGCGAAACGCTGGGCGGAAAGCAATGCACCCCTGCGTGACAGAAATAAACGCAGTTTTTGGTTGTCGGCGGCCCGCAGCGCGTTGTTTAATCAGATTGTTAGCCAGCGTCTGAAAAAAACAGACTTTAATCAAGTTGTTGATGGCGATGCGCTACAATTGGCAGGACGTGGCAGTTGGTTTGTGGCGACCCCAGAAGAACTCCCCACCCTGCAACAGCGAGTGGATGACGGCGAACTGCTGATCACGGCTTCGCTGCCGGGCGACGGCGAGTGGGGAACGCAAAATGCCGCGCTAGCTTTTGAGCAGCAGTGCGTGGCAGACGAAGAGGTTCTGCTGGGCTTGCTGAAGCGCGAACGTGTCGAAGCGGCGCGTCGTGCGATGCTGGTTCAGCCTGAAGCGCTGAGCTGGAACTGGTGGGATGACGTTACCGTCGAGCTGAACTTCTGGCTGCCGGCGGGCAGCTTTGCCACCAGCGTTGTCAGGGAACTCATGAACACAGCGGGTGATTATGCGAATATTGCTGAGTAATGATGACGGGATCCATGCGCCGGGCATTCAGGTGCTGGCGAAAGCGTTGCGTGAATTTGCCGAGGTGCAGGTGGTGGCGCCGGACAGAAACCGCAGCGGCGCATCCAACTCGCTGACGCTGGAGTCATCGTTAAGAACCTTTACCCTTGCCAACGGCGATATCTCCGTGCAGATGGGCACGCCGACGGACTGCGTCTATTTGGGCGTCAATGCTCTGATGCATCCCCGCCCGGACATCGTGGTTTCAGGCATCAATGCCGGGCCAAATCTCGGTGATGATGTTATCTATTCCGGTACCGTTGCGGCCGCGACGGAAGGGCGTCATCTGGGGCTTCCGGCGCTTGCCGTTTCGCTTGATGGCCATCAGCACTATGAAACTGCGGCAGCCGTCACCTGCTCCATTCTTCGGGCGCTGGCCCGGGAGCCGCTGCGTACCGGCCGCATTCTTAACATCAACGTTCCTGACCTGCCGCTCGATCAAATCAAAGGCATTCGCGTGACCCGCTGCGGCAGCCGTCACCCTGCGGACCAGGTGATCCGGCAGGAGGATCCGCGCGGCAATACGGTGTACTGGATTGGCCCGCCGGGGGAGAAGCTGGATGTCGCGCCGGGTACCGACTTTGCTGCCGTCGACGAGGGCTATGTTTCGGTGACGCCGCTGCACGTGGATTTAACC
This region of Cedecea lapagei genomic DNA includes:
- the truD gene encoding tRNA pseudouridine(13) synthase TruD, encoding MDMQNLTWLHGRPQGSGVIKASPEDFVVIEDLGFGPDGDGEHLLLRILKSGCNTRFVADALAKFLKVHAREVSFAGQKDKHAVTEQWFCVRLPGKEMPDMSAFTLEGCQVLEFARHRRKLRLGALKGNRFTLVLREVSDRNEVEQRLQAIAEQGVPNYFGSQRFGIGGNNLHQAKRWAESNAPLRDRNKRSFWLSAARSALFNQIVSQRLKKTDFNQVVDGDALQLAGRGSWFVATPEELPTLQQRVDDGELLITASLPGDGEWGTQNAALAFEQQCVADEEVLLGLLKRERVEAARRAMLVQPEALSWNWWDDVTVELNFWLPAGSFATSVVRELMNTAGDYANIAE
- the surE gene encoding 5'/3'-nucleotidase SurE, coding for MRILLSNDDGIHAPGIQVLAKALREFAEVQVVAPDRNRSGASNSLTLESSLRTFTLANGDISVQMGTPTDCVYLGVNALMHPRPDIVVSGINAGPNLGDDVIYSGTVAAATEGRHLGLPALAVSLDGHQHYETAAAVTCSILRALAREPLRTGRILNINVPDLPLDQIKGIRVTRCGSRHPADQVIRQEDPRGNTVYWIGPPGEKLDVAPGTDFAAVDEGYVSVTPLHVDLTAHSAHEVVGHWLEKAGVEAQW